One Clupea harengus chromosome 3, Ch_v2.0.2, whole genome shotgun sequence DNA window includes the following coding sequences:
- the fbxl22 gene encoding F-box and leucine-rich protein 22, with amino-acid sequence MVCFYKHTHGLSANAIVCIPSDDRGHRGYNIYVLGAERQMGQEQKSVCVCVCVCVCVCLPACLTQNSIFVCACSCPPKITSIPQDLICAGGAPVLVGRGGESRPHNTHGSLTAQGPCYYYCYCYYYYYYYYCYCYYYCYRCYCHRCCCHWWGSSSISRPIRAMHLTELNRECLLHLFSFLDKESRRSLSLSCWRMREVFLEPGLWTLLRFGSPAELRRGNFVLGAALRHLAVCWHSSRVKVCNVEEWMKSSFQKDLCRKHESLVSSFLERVCHMCPNLLSLTLSGCGHITDSDIVSVLRCCRRLRRLRLENCSRVTDAVLRAAALHGGSLEEVRVDFCRNVSRSGLQALRESRPELVLGAERSAEMIPDTRPEDRPHVRRALQKVLLYV; translated from the exons ATGGTGTGTTTctataaacacactcatggccTGAGTGCTAATGCTATCGTGTGTATCCCCAGTGATGACAGAGGGCACAGAGGCTACAACATCTATGTGCTAGGAGCCGAGAGACAGATGGGCCAGgagcagaagagtgtgtgtgtgtgtgtgtgtgtgtgtgtgtgtgtgtgtctgcctgcctgcctcacaCAAAACTCCATTTTTGTCTGCGCCTGCAGTTGTCCTCCCAAAATAACCTCCATTCCACAGGACCTTATATGTGCAGGGGGTGCTCCTGTGCTCGTAGGCAGAGGAGGGGAGTCCAGGCCGCACAATACACACGGCAGCTTGACTGCACAAGGCccctgctactactactgctactgctactattattactattactattactgctactgctactactactgctaccgCTGCTActgccaccgctgctgctgccattGGTGGGGAAGCTCCTCCATCTCCCGCCCAATCAGAGCCATGCACCTGACGGAGCTGAACAGGGAGTGCCTGCTGcacctcttctccttcctgGACAAGGAGAGCCGGCGGAGCTTGTCTCTGAGCTGCTGGAGGATGCGGGAGGTGTTCCTGGAGCCGGGCCTGTGGACGCTGCTGCGCTTCGGCTCGCCCGCGGAGCTGCGGCGGGGAAACTTTGTGCTGGGCGCCGCGCTGCGCCACCTGGCCGTGTGCTGGCACTCCAGCCGCGTGAAGGTGTGCAACGTGGAGGAGTGGATGAAGAGCAGCTTCCAGAAGGATCTGTGCAGGAAGCACGAGAGCCTGGTCAGCAGCTTCCTGGAACGTGTCTGCCACAT GTGTCCAAACCTCCTCTCCCTGACCCTGTCTGGCTGTGGCCACATCACAGACTCTGACATTGTGAGCGTGTTGCGCTGCTGCCGTCGCCTGCGGAGGCTGCGCCTGGAGAACTGCTCGCGGGTGACGGACGCTGTGCTGCGTGCCGCAGCGCTCCACGGCGGGAGCCTGGAGGAGGTGCGGGTGGACTTCTGTCGCAACGTCAGCCGCTCCGGGCTGCAGGCGCTCCGCGAGAGCCGGCCGGAGCTGGTGCTGGGTGCGGAGCGGAGCGCCGAGATGATCCCGGACACCAGGCCAGAGGACCGGCCGCACGTCCGCCGAGCGCTGCAGAAGGTCCTGCTGTACGTCTGA